The proteins below are encoded in one region of Paenibacillus sp. YYML68:
- the ytaF gene encoding sporulation membrane protein YtaF: MLPVVSLMLLALAVSLDGFGVGITYGLRKIRIPLLSIAIISFCSGLIIFGSMQLGVWLKGWVQPETAQMLGAIILIGIGTWALYQLYSQRNGDQEDEEENHSPVAVVPAATAKEVLYIELKRFGLVIQILRKPSIADVDRSGNISAYEAMLLGTALSLDALGAGIGAAMLGFTPWLTAAVIALASGTFLSVGLRVGFRYAGMKWMRKLSLLPGFVLIMMGIMKLF, from the coding sequence ATGCTGCCTGTAGTTTCGTTAATGCTGCTGGCGCTCGCAGTCAGCTTAGACGGCTTCGGCGTCGGTATTACGTACGGCTTACGCAAAATCCGCATCCCGCTGCTGTCCATCGCCATCATCTCGTTCTGCTCCGGACTGATCATCTTCGGTTCGATGCAGCTCGGTGTGTGGCTGAAGGGCTGGGTGCAGCCGGAGACGGCCCAGATGCTGGGTGCGATCATACTGATCGGAATCGGGACGTGGGCGCTGTATCAGCTGTACAGTCAACGTAATGGGGATCAGGAGGACGAGGAGGAGAATCATTCGCCTGTTGCAGTGGTGCCTGCTGCTACGGCGAAGGAAGTGCTGTACATCGAGCTGAAGCGATTCGGACTTGTCATTCAAATTTTGCGCAAGCCGTCCATCGCGGACGTCGACCGCTCCGGCAACATCTCGGCCTATGAGGCGATGCTGCTCGGTACGGCGCTGTCGCTCGATGCGCTCGGCGCGGGGATCGGGGCTGCGATGCTCGGATTTACGCCGTGGCTGACGGCGGCGGTCATCGCACTTGCGAGCGGAACGTTCTTAAGCGTCGGGCTTCGAGTCGGCTTCCGGTATGCGGGCATGAAGTGGATGCGCAAGCTGTCCTTGCTGCCGGGGTTCGTATTAATTATGATGGGAATTATGAAGCTGTTCTAA
- the coaE gene encoding dephospho-CoA kinase (Dephospho-CoA kinase (CoaE) performs the final step in coenzyme A biosynthesis.) has product MNIGLTGGIACGKSTVARLLVSRGALLVDADRIAREVVEPGTPVLAQVIEAFGGDLLQADGSLNRKKLGERIFGDAEARKKLEQLLHPPIRALMRERKETFETEFPDKLVVLDIPLLYESGQTSIVDEIMVVYVPRDVQLVRLMERDGLTLEAAEKRIAAQMPIEEKKRLADIVIDNSGTIDETERQIESFWTERGLS; this is encoded by the coding sequence ATGAATATAGGATTAACCGGAGGTATCGCCTGCGGCAAAAGCACGGTCGCCCGTCTGCTCGTCAGCCGCGGCGCCCTGCTGGTCGATGCGGACCGCATCGCCAGAGAAGTAGTCGAGCCCGGTACGCCGGTGCTCGCCCAAGTGATTGAGGCGTTCGGTGGTGACCTGCTGCAGGCGGACGGCTCATTGAACCGCAAGAAGCTCGGTGAGCGTATTTTCGGAGATGCGGAGGCAAGGAAGAAGCTCGAGCAGCTTCTGCATCCTCCTATTCGGGCGTTGATGCGTGAACGCAAGGAGACGTTCGAGACCGAGTTCCCGGACAAGCTCGTCGTGCTCGACATTCCGCTGCTGTACGAGTCTGGTCAGACGTCGATCGTGGATGAGATTATGGTCGTCTATGTGCCGCGTGACGTGCAGCTTGTACGGCTGATGGAGCGGGACGGGCTGACGCTGGAGGCGGCTGAGAAGCGGATTGCTGCTCAGATGCCGATCGAAGAGAAGAAACGGCTAGCAGATATTGTGATTGATAATAGCGGCACGATTGACGAGACCGAAAGGCAAATCGAATCGTTTTGGACGGAAAGGGGGCTTTCATGA
- a CDS encoding lytic transglycosylase domain-containing protein — MSFWRKKRVYALLLLTFLLFLFLSSSWMGRLIYPIHYKEVIQQHAVKYKLDPFLIAAIIRVETNYKPDVSSVKGAYGLMQLMPDTSDWIIDKAPFDKSFKQRLDQPVVNIELGAWYLNWMDKQFDGNLYAVIAGYNAGHGKVSRWMSEGEWDGTFQHVDRIPYGETRHYVQRVMYYYDKYEKLYAEEWMDK, encoded by the coding sequence ATGAGCTTTTGGCGCAAAAAGCGGGTGTACGCTCTATTGCTGCTTACTTTTCTCCTATTCTTATTCCTAAGCAGCTCGTGGATGGGCCGATTAATCTATCCGATTCATTATAAAGAGGTTATTCAACAGCATGCGGTCAAGTATAAGCTCGATCCGTTCTTGATCGCCGCCATTATACGTGTGGAAACGAATTATAAGCCGGATGTATCGTCCGTTAAGGGTGCTTATGGGTTGATGCAGCTTATGCCCGATACGTCGGATTGGATCATTGACAAGGCTCCGTTCGATAAGTCGTTCAAGCAGCGGCTTGATCAGCCGGTCGTGAACATTGAGCTAGGTGCTTGGTACTTAAATTGGATGGACAAGCAGTTCGATGGGAATCTGTATGCCGTCATCGCTGGCTATAACGCAGGACACGGCAAGGTGAGTCGCTGGATGAGCGAAGGCGAGTGGGACGGTACGTTCCAGCACGTGGATCGTATCCCGTACGGTGAAACACGCCACTATGTGCAGCGCGTCATGTATTATTACGATAAGTATGAGAAGCTGTATGCCGAGGAATGGATGGATAAATAG
- a CDS encoding alpha/beta-type small acid-soluble spore protein codes for MGAGQSRSSNALVVPQANAALDQLKYEVAQELGIAIPQDGYYGNMATRDTGAIGGHITRRLVQIAEQQLAGQFK; via the coding sequence ATGGGTGCAGGTCAATCCCGCAGCAGCAACGCATTGGTAGTCCCTCAAGCAAATGCAGCGTTGGATCAACTGAAATACGAAGTGGCACAGGAGCTTGGTATCGCCATTCCGCAAGACGGTTACTATGGTAACATGGCTACTCGTGATACTGGTGCGATCGGTGGTCACATTACACGTCGCCTAGTACAAATCGCAGAGCAGCAGCTTGCAGGTCAATTCAAATAA
- the nrdR gene encoding transcriptional regulator NrdR has product MKCPYCDNAGTKVLDSRSANENKSIRRRRECEKCQKRFTTFEMVEETPLIVIKKDGSREEFSREKMLRGLIRACEKRPVSVEQLEMIVSEVEKQLRNTAHAEVDSRDIGEIVMTELYPVDEVAYIRFASVYRQFKDINMFMKELNELLSKHQVGGEGNGKL; this is encoded by the coding sequence ATGAAATGTCCGTATTGCGATAACGCCGGGACGAAGGTGCTTGATTCCCGTTCCGCTAATGAGAATAAATCGATTCGCCGCCGCCGCGAATGCGAGAAGTGCCAGAAGCGCTTCACGACGTTCGAGATGGTGGAGGAGACGCCGCTGATCGTCATTAAGAAGGACGGCAGCCGCGAGGAGTTCAGCCGCGAGAAGATGCTACGCGGTCTCATCCGCGCCTGTGAGAAGCGTCCGGTCTCGGTGGAGCAGCTCGAGATGATCGTCTCCGAGGTGGAGAAGCAGCTGCGCAACACCGCCCATGCCGAGGTCGACAGCCGCGACATCGGCGAGATCGTCATGACCGAGCTGTACCCTGTCGACGAGGTCGCCTACATTCGCTTCGCCTCCGTATACCGCCAGTTCAAGGACATCAACATGTTCATGAAGGAGCTCAACGAGCTGCTGTCCAAGCACCAGGTAGGCGGGGAAGGCAACGGTAAGCTGTAG
- a CDS encoding site-specific integrase, producing MSVKKDDKRGTWYFVVDAGKDDKGKRQQIKRRGFRTESEAKREMRKVQSQVDEKTFVKPTKLTYSEFLTEWLQSKSLKLRRVTLEMYTGHVQRHIVPHLGFHEIAKITSAQVEKFYVTLSEEKGLGSRTVLDIHKILKSSFEAAMKRKYVTSNPVRDAETPKVISQEMSVWSIEEVSKFLESARDDRYYLAFHLALATGMRQSEILGLRWKDIDFDNEVLNVRQTLSHDGKELLTQTKTKSSSRTISIDTRTVNALLKQERLISREKKAASVAYQDNDLVICTAKGTPVSPRNLLRTFYNIIKKAKVPKIRFHDLRHTVATLMLMDGVNPRVVQEILGHSDVKITLGTYHHVLPTVHKDTAKRHGDKIFGNSTALQ from the coding sequence ATGAGTGTCAAAAAAGACGACAAACGCGGTACCTGGTACTTCGTTGTAGATGCTGGAAAGGACGATAAGGGCAAACGGCAACAAATCAAAAGGCGGGGATTCCGCACCGAATCCGAGGCAAAGCGTGAAATGCGGAAAGTTCAGTCGCAAGTCGATGAGAAGACTTTTGTTAAGCCGACAAAGCTAACCTATTCTGAATTCTTAACAGAGTGGTTGCAAAGCAAATCACTTAAGCTGCGCCGAGTCACTCTTGAAATGTACACAGGGCATGTTCAGAGGCATATCGTCCCCCATTTAGGGTTTCATGAAATTGCCAAGATCACGTCTGCTCAGGTTGAGAAGTTCTATGTTACGTTATCTGAGGAAAAGGGATTAGGCAGCAGAACGGTACTTGATATTCATAAGATCCTCAAGAGCTCTTTTGAGGCAGCTATGAAAAGAAAGTACGTTACATCTAATCCTGTAAGGGATGCTGAAACACCAAAAGTCATATCCCAGGAGATGAGCGTATGGTCTATCGAAGAAGTTAGCAAGTTTCTGGAATCCGCTCGTGACGATCGCTATTACTTAGCATTCCATCTTGCTCTGGCAACAGGAATGAGACAAAGTGAAATACTCGGTCTTCGGTGGAAGGATATTGATTTCGACAATGAAGTGTTGAATGTAAGACAAACGTTAAGTCATGATGGAAAGGAACTGCTTACTCAGACCAAAACCAAAAGTAGTTCCAGAACAATCTCAATCGATACCAGGACGGTGAATGCGCTACTCAAACAGGAACGGCTTATCTCAAGGGAGAAAAAAGCCGCAAGCGTCGCGTATCAAGATAACGATCTAGTCATATGTACAGCTAAGGGAACGCCTGTGTCGCCAAGGAATCTGTTACGTACTTTCTACAACATCATTAAGAAGGCCAAAGTTCCAAAGATTCGATTCCACGATCTAAGGCACACCGTCGCCACACTTATGTTAATGGATGGGGTCAACCCAAGAGTTGTCCAAGAAATCCTCGGACATTCGGATGTTAAGATTACCCTTGGTACCTACCACCATGTGCTTCCAACTGTTCATAAGGATACAGCTAAGCGGCATGGAGACAAAATATTCGGCAATTCAACAGCTTTACAATAA
- a CDS encoding helix-turn-helix domain-containing protein gives MEQSYPTVLLVSDIQKMLGIGRRQAYELVNSGQFPVIRIGKSIRVAHDVFYKWMNSQR, from the coding sequence ATGGAGCAATCTTATCCAACCGTACTGTTAGTTTCTGATATCCAGAAAATGCTTGGTATTGGCCGTCGCCAAGCATACGAGCTGGTGAACTCAGGACAGTTCCCTGTGATCCGCATCGGTAAGTCAATCCGAGTCGCTCATGATGTGTTCTATAAGTGGATGAACAGCCAAAGATAA
- a CDS encoding YfjI family protein, with translation MSNANKDDDHNSSDAVKILEQAAKALKWEEAPVEFEAHKQIAFPVQSLPEVLAQIVEQVSEVTQTATDAAGTAVLSMLSAAAARKFIVRLAEGEGWKEKNNLYVIIAMPSGERKSAVFSHLVKPLIKFEKKLDDPAFRTTHGIRVQQFVTDDVTPQALIQRLDENGEKMAVLSTEGGFFDNLTHKHYGNQAKLDVFLKAFTGDRMIIDRKHAPKIVLNDPTLTICLFVQPTVLQNLPEKFVGLGLLGRFLYAVPPSKRGYRDIAIKSIPDDLYESYSDLIHHLMMFEPETPVVLSLSEEAMNVFQEFRNHYEPHLREGEELSYDFLGTWSERFPGQIVRIASLLHVAEQAMYGVSFDESLDSQITKETMERALSLGEYFLEHAKAAFTSLKSSQDQEGAKYLLDVLKKKQIKVYKRQQLWSMVKGKFHTAERFDSALVILAERGYVRADITKSLRGRNGMNIECHPALIGSVNEVKPPSPKKDEG, from the coding sequence ATGTCAAATGCAAACAAAGATGACGATCACAATTCCAGCGACGCCGTGAAGATCCTTGAACAAGCTGCGAAAGCATTGAAATGGGAAGAGGCACCCGTTGAATTCGAGGCACACAAGCAAATAGCCTTTCCAGTTCAAAGCCTGCCAGAAGTTCTGGCTCAAATTGTAGAGCAAGTTTCGGAAGTAACCCAGACGGCAACTGATGCGGCAGGCACCGCTGTACTGTCCATGTTGTCTGCGGCTGCTGCGAGAAAATTCATCGTCCGATTGGCAGAAGGCGAAGGATGGAAAGAGAAAAACAACCTTTACGTCATTATTGCCATGCCATCAGGCGAGAGAAAAAGCGCTGTTTTCAGTCATCTAGTCAAGCCGTTGATTAAATTTGAAAAGAAGCTGGATGATCCCGCATTTCGTACGACTCATGGAATCAGGGTACAACAGTTCGTCACTGATGACGTGACCCCGCAAGCTCTCATTCAACGTCTCGATGAAAATGGAGAGAAAATGGCTGTGCTTTCCACAGAAGGGGGATTCTTCGACAATCTCACCCACAAGCACTATGGTAATCAGGCGAAACTGGACGTCTTCCTGAAGGCATTTACAGGAGATCGGATGATCATTGACCGAAAGCATGCTCCTAAAATCGTGCTGAACGATCCTACTTTGACCATCTGCTTGTTTGTACAGCCCACAGTCCTTCAGAACTTGCCTGAAAAGTTTGTTGGATTGGGACTTCTCGGTAGGTTCTTATATGCGGTGCCGCCTTCCAAACGTGGTTACCGTGATATAGCGATCAAGTCCATACCTGATGACTTGTATGAGTCGTATAGTGACCTGATTCATCATCTCATGATGTTTGAGCCAGAGACGCCAGTAGTACTCTCTCTCTCGGAGGAAGCAATGAATGTATTTCAGGAATTCCGAAATCACTATGAGCCGCATTTAAGAGAGGGTGAAGAACTCTCCTATGACTTCCTAGGAACCTGGAGTGAGCGATTTCCTGGGCAGATCGTTAGAATCGCTTCCCTACTTCATGTTGCCGAGCAAGCCATGTATGGTGTGTCGTTTGATGAGTCGTTGGATAGTCAAATCACGAAGGAAACGATGGAGAGAGCTCTTTCACTTGGAGAGTACTTTCTTGAGCACGCCAAGGCTGCATTTACTTCGCTAAAATCAAGCCAAGATCAAGAAGGGGCTAAGTATCTTCTGGATGTTCTGAAGAAGAAGCAAATCAAAGTATACAAACGTCAGCAGCTCTGGTCGATGGTGAAGGGCAAATTCCATACTGCTGAAAGGTTTGACAGTGCCTTGGTGATCCTTGCTGAACGTGGATATGTCCGCGCCGATATTACGAAGTCGCTGAGAGGAAGAAACGGTATGAATATCGAATGTCACCCTGCCTTGATTGGCTCAGTGAATGAAGTGAAGCCCCCATCTCCAAAGAAAGATGAAGGTTAA
- a CDS encoding replication initiation factor domain-containing protein codes for MHMNTDSKHLKIDLTDIERQLVFKLICQRYGYTPSKQYHYVVRDKRNGVYLLHFPRAPFANYTTSLIFQGYSNESQLLKDIFEIIPLRRWKARRIDIALDTNLPYQQLHAIHPAKRADTTHYRTSVYLGSHSSPVQLHMYDKQEQMYRQWGIMTDTWTRIELRFRFEPMMRISSLCIDDFAAAAHYSIIPEVCAMSSKLKDQVTQLNQGLVQWRDLTRTTQEKIREYGCEHGLNMFEHILSALENTDICSFVYDPKKQPPQQLSS; via the coding sequence ATGCATATGAATACCGATTCTAAGCATCTTAAGATTGATCTAACGGATATCGAACGACAGCTAGTCTTCAAGCTTATCTGCCAGCGTTACGGCTATACACCAAGCAAGCAGTATCATTATGTTGTGCGGGATAAGCGAAATGGAGTTTATCTCTTACACTTTCCGAGAGCGCCATTTGCCAACTACACGACATCCCTTATCTTCCAGGGTTATTCAAATGAAAGCCAGCTTCTGAAGGATATCTTCGAGATCATTCCGTTAAGACGATGGAAAGCCCGCAGGATCGATATTGCACTGGATACTAACCTCCCATATCAGCAGCTACATGCCATTCACCCAGCGAAAAGGGCAGACACCACGCATTATCGAACCTCAGTATATCTCGGTTCTCATTCTTCTCCAGTACAGCTGCACATGTACGACAAACAGGAGCAGATGTATCGTCAATGGGGGATAATGACAGACACATGGACACGTATTGAGTTGCGGTTTCGCTTTGAGCCGATGATGCGGATATCTTCTCTATGCATCGATGATTTCGCCGCGGCCGCTCACTACTCCATCATTCCTGAGGTGTGCGCGATGTCGTCAAAGCTTAAGGATCAAGTAACGCAGTTAAACCAAGGGCTTGTTCAGTGGCGAGACCTGACTCGCACCACGCAAGAAAAGATAAGAGAGTACGGATGCGAACATGGTCTGAACATGTTCGAACACATACTCTCTGCTCTTGAGAACACCGATATTTGCAGTTTTGTTTACGATCCGAAGAAGCAGCCACCACAGCAGCTTTCTTCCTGA
- a CDS encoding helix-turn-helix transcriptional regulator gives MDFDDLTKYGEFGFRKAYVEDPNDIMSIFNARKSVLIEPDSLPLHKQIKLKRIHDGLSQEGLGKIVRLQASTISLIETGQRLIPKRRFKEFESYLYEELYSDGVLQYKIDQDAPEEPLDMTIEEQRAHWKAITDNDPDLWGTIL, from the coding sequence ATGGATTTTGATGATCTAACGAAGTATGGGGAATTCGGCTTTCGAAAAGCTTATGTGGAAGACCCCAATGATATCATGAGTATCTTTAATGCACGAAAAAGCGTTCTAATTGAACCTGACAGTTTGCCTCTGCATAAACAAATAAAACTTAAGAGAATTCACGACGGACTTTCTCAGGAGGGACTCGGAAAGATTGTCCGATTGCAAGCTTCTACTATAAGCCTTATTGAAACAGGCCAGCGGCTGATTCCCAAAAGGAGATTCAAGGAATTTGAATCGTACTTATATGAAGAACTATACTCTGATGGCGTTTTACAGTATAAGATTGATCAGGATGCACCAGAAGAACCATTAGATATGACTATTGAAGAACAACGAGCGCACTGGAAAGCGATAACCGATAATGATCCCGATCTTTGGGGTACGATACTATAA
- a CDS encoding RadC family protein: MYSIKTALADALCVKEDSTVIQELFTRFVTPYELLDANELELTRIKGVGPSKARQIVSTLKLARALNTPRENPHIIRSPKDVFDIMRFTVGHLMHEEFWILPLNTKNHVICKERISVGTLNSAIVHCREVYRSLIQRSAASYIAVHNHPSQITDSSPEDVQLTKRLAEAGELLGIELLDHVIVSTDSYFSIKEHGLM; encoded by the coding sequence ATGTACTCTATCAAAACAGCCTTAGCTGATGCGCTCTGCGTGAAAGAAGATAGTACCGTCATTCAAGAGCTGTTTACTCGCTTTGTAACGCCATATGAACTACTTGATGCTAATGAGTTGGAACTTACCCGTATCAAAGGTGTTGGCCCCTCGAAGGCTCGTCAAATCGTTTCTACGCTTAAGTTGGCAAGAGCGTTGAACACTCCACGTGAGAATCCACACATTATCCGTTCACCGAAGGATGTATTCGACATCATGCGCTTTACCGTAGGTCACCTAATGCATGAAGAATTCTGGATTCTACCGCTGAACACCAAGAATCATGTTATTTGTAAAGAAAGGATCAGTGTCGGAACGCTGAATAGTGCCATTGTGCATTGCCGTGAAGTATATCGTTCTCTAATCCAAAGATCAGCAGCAAGCTATATCGCAGTTCATAATCACCCCTCGCAAATTACGGACAGCTCCCCTGAAGATGTACAGCTAACGAAGCGTTTGGCTGAAGCTGGAGAATTGCTTGGTATCGAACTGCTCGATCATGTTATTGTCTCAACTGACAGTTACTTTTCGATTAAAGAGCACGGGTTGATGTAG
- the sda gene encoding sporulation histidine kinase inhibitor Sda → MASSLNELTDQQLLNVLKAARELKLDAAFITLIESELQRHGTNINQ, encoded by the coding sequence ATGGCAAGTAGCCTGAATGAATTGACCGATCAGCAGTTGTTGAACGTGCTTAAAGCAGCAAGAGAACTAAAGTTGGATGCGGCATTCATCACATTGATCGAAAGCGAGTTGCAGCGCCACGGCACCAACATAAATCAATGA
- a CDS encoding helix-turn-helix domain-containing protein — protein MARKSRDVQKIKTAVGQRLQGFRNHQGRTQEDVAHEADVHPSYITKLESGRSNWTIESLDNILNALDVSYGDLFHNIDETKSRIDNTVLVQIVKLLESRSIEEQRKALQLLKALYS, from the coding sequence ATGGCTAGGAAATCTCGGGATGTTCAGAAGATCAAGACCGCTGTGGGGCAGCGGCTACAAGGATTCAGGAATCATCAGGGCAGAACCCAAGAGGACGTTGCACACGAGGCCGATGTCCATCCTTCATACATAACTAAGCTTGAATCGGGCAGGTCTAATTGGACGATTGAAAGCTTGGATAACATTCTGAATGCACTAGATGTTTCGTACGGCGATCTGTTCCATAATATTGATGAAACCAAGAGTAGGATCGATAATACGGTACTAGTTCAGATTGTTAAGTTATTGGAAAGCAGAAGCATCGAAGAACAGCGGAAGGCACTGCAATTATTAAAAGCGTTGTACAGCTAA
- a CDS encoding DUF6946 family protein: MIIKNQAGQTIHSLDEWLKYAPPAKGEKHWKDGRSAKEFAKAWMSSNGARMPSYISDFLLSQACTVGFQPEWATPEHETKLDNLKGNCRNHDMIVVGNANGKKTLCAVEAKVDESFGEIVSDYVIKSRKKNPRSQVPERINNLSTALFGLKDIGALRYQLIHAIAGTLIEAKSQGADQAVFIVHEFVPFGKASKKAKQNEEALQEFVESLAGTPLSSGQLKGPIFVPGNDFIPNDIPLYIGKVETVLGMNQWQVSVAAEAITAALFARAGYDVSVQYGANQPEYDLMVAKGNKMLKISVKGSQDGGWGLTQSHMSDANYHAAADAWYRKHKPHTVICLVQFNDVTINEMPRVYLATPLDIANHLKKSANGRGETILYEFKQWTDRAFGAGTTDQIPADWLFSESRITDVLEHA, encoded by the coding sequence ATGATCATTAAAAATCAAGCTGGACAAACCATCCATTCCCTTGATGAATGGCTCAAATATGCTCCACCAGCAAAAGGAGAGAAGCACTGGAAAGATGGCCGTAGCGCAAAAGAGTTTGCTAAAGCATGGATGTCCAGCAATGGAGCCAGAATGCCATCTTATATTTCTGATTTCTTATTATCCCAAGCTTGCACGGTCGGTTTCCAACCAGAATGGGCTACCCCTGAGCATGAAACAAAGCTTGATAATCTAAAAGGTAACTGTCGCAATCACGATATGATAGTCGTAGGAAATGCGAACGGGAAGAAAACACTGTGTGCAGTAGAAGCAAAAGTCGATGAATCATTCGGTGAGATTGTATCTGACTATGTAATCAAGAGTAGAAAGAAGAATCCACGTTCTCAGGTGCCTGAGAGGATCAACAATCTTTCAACTGCTCTATTCGGTTTGAAGGATATAGGAGCTCTTCGATATCAACTCATACATGCAATTGCTGGAACACTGATTGAAGCGAAGAGCCAAGGTGCCGATCAAGCTGTGTTTATTGTTCATGAATTTGTTCCATTTGGAAAAGCGTCTAAGAAAGCAAAGCAAAATGAAGAGGCTTTGCAGGAATTCGTAGAATCGCTGGCGGGTACTCCCTTATCTTCAGGTCAATTGAAAGGGCCGATATTTGTACCAGGAAATGATTTTATACCGAATGATATACCGCTATATATAGGTAAGGTCGAAACTGTACTCGGTATGAACCAATGGCAAGTAAGCGTAGCTGCTGAAGCCATAACCGCAGCATTGTTTGCAAGAGCGGGTTATGACGTTTCAGTGCAATATGGGGCAAACCAGCCCGAATATGACCTAATGGTAGCTAAAGGTAACAAGATGCTCAAGATATCTGTTAAAGGCAGTCAAGATGGAGGTTGGGGGCTTACTCAGTCGCATATGTCCGATGCGAACTATCATGCTGCTGCGGATGCCTGGTACAGAAAACACAAGCCGCATACGGTCATTTGCCTTGTACAGTTTAATGATGTGACGATAAACGAAATGCCGAGGGTATATCTTGCTACGCCTTTGGACATTGCAAATCACCTAAAGAAGAGTGCGAATGGGAGGGGAGAAACCATCCTGTATGAGTTCAAGCAATGGACGGACAGAGCTTTTGGCGCGGGAACCACCGACCAGATTCCTGCAGATTGGTTATTTTCAGAGTCCAGAATAACAGATGTGTTAGAGCATGCTTAA